ccattcagtaaacttttctccattcatgtcttcatgatagtctccagtggtttttgacgcaaaagccatgagagaaccttcgacaaacccgttgatggttccggcgtgacaaattataagtcgcgatccttttcctacaggaactttggaagtagatgctgctgtgtcatcgttccaagaacggcctacagtatggttagcattaagccatgtttcatccaagaacacaacattttgccaatttttgatttctttcacttgccgtaaaaaagtataccttgccatcgctatatcaaatctttccatcaatattttgcgtttgttacattttttgtatcgaaatccaatggtcttcaaaatcttcgttaaagaactttccccaccgaagaataatccagcttccttcagtgaatgcaccaacttttttcttgttggatactccttctgtaaatagtagccgtaaacatgtcttcggatagcatcggcatcaaagctatcgatgcctacgactggttttgctcgttttctcttttttggtgtgtgaagtttattttcttctgtgccagtctcgccatatttttttttagttatccgtctaacagttcgttgtccaatattaagcgcatcagctacgcgttcaaccactgacgttataggtaaaattggccctccattttgagcttcacgatcgaaatagttacgaaggcgtattaggaactcacgtgtctgactatttagaacagttctctgcgtacgttcggtcatatcgacgaaatccacaacaaagggcttgaacagagtccaaattaacgagcaagggtcaacagtaatgcagtatcaatatttgaaatccaaagccaggtcaaaactatatcacaatcgcattgcactgacagtttatacttttcgaagcaacgtcaattcgaaactgctttgttttgcattgagcattgacgcgagtttgccggaggtagtagttgtgctagccagcgatcctatgtgacgatcgtattagattccatttttaaaaatttattgatatttttttgcgatttcagaggtttgtccacatagtgaaaattgttcatattcacaagtacattcaccccttaaatggtgcaaactgatttttctacacttgtatacatttaagaaatcaatttaataaataaattttgagtcctaaacctaaaactacattcgataaaatttatgaatctctgcacatcactatcgtcaataaagtaatacaattatttccttcaaagtcgttatcaattaatacggaacttcatgagcggacaaacgtcaaaccggccatcatagcgtgccgctagtttaagtGCTTAAAAGTAGCCCATAATAGACCCCATGCGATGTGGCGTGCGCCGCCACAGACCGGCAGTGTTGCGTTCATTCTCATGGTAAACAATCGCCTTTGCTGATAATGTGTGGGTCAGCTCATTGTTCTGTCTGCTGCGGAAAAAGTTGAATACGCAATAGCCGCGTTTGTACAATAATGATTGAATCCGTTTTTAGGAATACCTGATACTAGTTCACACTTTAGATTTTAGAACTATCAAAACAAAAGTGTATTAATGCCACTTGGATAATTTATGCGGTGTTCGGACACTCGGTACTCGAGTCACCAGTCAGTCCGCCGCAGTATGAGTGGCGCACGGGCGGGGACAGTCGTGTCGACCGAGCGCTCCGAGTTGTATGCGCGGGTGTAGTGACTTACGTGATGTTAAATTTACCGTGCTCATTATACTATAGGTTCGTGTTATAGTATTGACCGAGTGACGCCTCGTTTAAGCATGCTGATGGTTCAGAGTAACGCGCACCCCATGAAGTCCACCAAAATCAAAGGACCTCCACCTGTACCGCCGCGGCCGAGCCAGAGCATGGTGGCCGAAGCTCTGGCGAAGACGAGGAAAGCCGTAGCTGACTCCAAGGCCACATTAAAGACTAGAACGTTCACCAAAAACGAAGTGCACCATGTTTCATCAAAGGCTAAAACTCTGGACCGGAATGCGACACCTACGAAGCCTTCCGTGTCGCCTCGACAAAACGGGCTCGCGCGTGTCAAATCTTTTATCAAAGACGTTATTAGTGATCGCAGTTCCTCGTCAGACGAGAAAAAATCTAGCGGTCACAACTCGAGGAGGAGTTCCAGCGACAGCAGCTCTATTCATTCGCCGGCGTCTAATAATAAGTCGAGTGAATCGCTAAATTCCAAAGCTGTTAAAACCTGTAAACAAATATTGGTTCGATCTCTGTCCACTTCCAATAAATTAGATCAGGATCCTAAGTGCAAAGTTTCTAAATCGTCTAGTTTTGCCGAGAAAACTTTTCCTTTGCGCAAGGCTCCCCCGCCACCGTTATCACCGAAACCTAAGTTAAAGCCAATGAAACCGTTACTTGTACAGAAAAGTGTAGAGCAAAAGAAGCAATTAAAACAACCTGACACTGGTATTTACGCGTTGCCGGTCGATGCACAGCCACCACAAATTGCAATTCCAGACGATTGCTACGCAACCGTAGAGGAAGTCAAAATTGTTGAGGATAGGCTACAAAACAGTTCACCTAAAGTTAATCATTCGGATACACAAAACACTGATCATCAACCAAACGACGTGAACATAAATATAAACAACAATAACAATTCCTTAGAGAGAAAGACTTCTCGAGTGACTGAAATGCTTATTTCGGAAATTCTCGCGAGCAGAAACAATAATAAAGGGGAAGCGAACGCTGTTATAGATAAAGGGAAAGATTCTACGAATTTGACTAACGGGAATGACTCGTCCGAGGCTGAAAAGATGAAGGACATGAATAACCACGAGATGTTGATATACGAACTGCAGACGATGAGGTCACAGCCGAACGTCCCCGAAGTTTTAGATGCCAAGGAAAACGATGATATGCAGTGTGATTCGGAGGATGAAAACTACGCGACATCATCTGTAACGAGCGACACTTTTGAAGATGATCAAGCGTACGCGTACATACGGGATGATGATCTCAAATCTAGGTAAAATGTCTTACTAGTACATAGTATAAAGTCGCTCGCCGCTGTCAACATGCACGCtcagatcttttaaactacacaACGGATTTGAATGCGGTTTTGACCAATAGTTAGGGTGATTCAAGAGGAACGTTTATacgtttatttatattatacctatagtttaatattgttctAAATAATATGAcgaaaattgttcaaaatgtctcgtgcgaagccgggtcgggtcgctagttaaatatgtaaaaggaaaagctgactgactgactgatcaaggCACAGCACTGGaaggatcgcgctgaaatttggcatgcagatattatagctattatgacgtaaacattcgttaagaaaggatttttgcaaattcaactaCGAACCACCCGTTCCCACCtgtcgtttgtcgcttgatgttcAAGTGGCGGTACATTTTTACATAACGACAAAATCGGATTCcgacatttttgtgttgtttcggattgactatgctgcgtaggccctctggccgctacagcgtcaccgggggaaggattccgacaagtgtgaataccttcctataaaatgttctgccactggaacatccgatctgggcccgacaaacgacaagtgggaacggggggttaGAGGATAAAagaggggattgaaatttgtgtagtcctagcggacgaaatcgcaaaTTCAAATAAAGTAAAGTTGCCCACCGAAATCTATCTCCTGCCATTCCTCTTAACTTACGTAATAGAGATTTATAAGCGGTATTTTTAGATTCGCATTAGGTACACGTTCGGCTCGTAGAAATGATGATTTGTCGCGAACAAAGCGGCAGGTAAACGCTAGTGCAGATTTCAGTTTTAGAATTATTATGCTCTACAAGTATACATATAAAACTGGTTTTATGACGACGGCCTAGATGTttgataaaagttaaaacaaataTATCTGCCTATTAattatcgtttttagggttccgtagtaaacaaggaacccttatattgtTTAGCCACAGgtgtaaagtttaatttattgttGCGAAGTGCCTATTTTAACTCTAAAGGCCAGTTTTTAATTCGCAACTCGCGATTGAATCATGTTTTTAGGTGTGTCAATGTCAACAAGGTTAAACGTATTCACATGCACTACATTAGGTAATGTTGTGGAATCTaaacgtttaaaaaaatcatgatttttatttatttttaccatgaacgtcacgccgcgctgtacggaaggtgaataatgacgtcacaatcgaaaaatatttgtcgtttacgccatgtgacgtcattaattgcTTTCCGTACAACGTAGGGTTCCgacttccgtacctcaaaaggaaaaacggaacccttacctattggatcttaaaaataaataaaaatctgttttgaaatgcacaggtgaagccctttcattaggataccccacttgatatagttatcttacttcgaaatgaaaaatactaatttttagttcatgaccacaatttaatttttatttgtgatgtaaccacaaattcacagatttcagatttttctcctaatgtctgctataagacctacctacctgccaaatttcatgattctaggtcaacgggaagtaccctgtaggtttcttgacagaccgacagacaacaaagtgatcctataagggttccatttttccttttgaggtacggaaccctaaaaaaacatagGATAACAATGCAATCTTGGAGTTAGAAGTCGAGCGAATTCCTTTCACTTTAAGCCGTTTGAAATTCCTGCATAATGTAATTTGCACTCCATGGTTGATGGGATTCCTTACAAGTGCACGACAACACGACTAGGCTCACCTCGATTAGCGGGtgataaaattatgtataatattggtactgatgctgagcacaactaaattttagagcattcgcatcctattcttagtaatataatatgaaaaggacagacatagtttgacagttttaagtttaatttagagccgtcaaacctcgtgacctTAACTGCCAGTTGCGAGCGTATCGTTTTTAgtctttaaggtgacgcaggacgctcgaccgaaattggcagcgcacgtgggtaacatgtttgcttttcacttgacattgtatgagaaagttgagaggcacgatgattttcaccaaaATCAAGCACCCGAAAAGGGtccaggaaaagtatttttgagaaaaaactgctgaattcatgtttgcaaagtaaaattatttcaaattatgaataaataaactacgtctaatgataaattgttttagaattttcatatccctaatcttatttatttacgcccaaagttgtcattaatttagtgttaaaataggaatcttttgagcctcgtaacttttaaatcaatatttttttcaatgtttttatatcaataaacctagataatgacgagataaatcgatataaatcttagttttgtgcgtacaatatcgaatattgttgtaatttccctcctacgtttatatgaagaaagcaccgaactgagtaaGTTGACTGAGTTAAGTGTAAAAATCACGTTTCgcccttttttagcaatattaaaaagaagaggatgccGATActcttaaatttagtttagcgaaaaacaacagcATCAGTGCCTTATGTGTAGGAAGAGATACATTGAACAGTTTACTATTTGTGGGAGATGTTACACTAACCGTAACGCGATTCTGGTATCGTTGGATTTGAAGAAAATTCagatacctacaatctacatgtcaATAAAGTTGCAAAACTGTCAAtatttggagttatgtgcgttttaagcaatacaactacgagtcaggctcgcgcaatgagggttccgtactacagtcgtattttttcgacattttgcacgataattcaaaactatgatgcataaaaataaataaaaatctgttttaaaatgtacaggtgaagaccttccatatgataccccacttgatatagtcactcacttcgaaagttgaaaatactaattattagttcatgaccaaaaatttttttttttgtgtgatctaaacctaaattcacggttttcagatttttccccaaatgtcagctataagatctacctacctgccaaatttcatgattctaggtcaacgggaagtaccctgtaggtttcttgacagacagacggacagacagacagacagacagacaacaaagtgatcctataagggttccgtttttccttttgaggtacggaaccctaaaaatagcacatgctttaacggtgaaggaaaaacatgTAGAAGAAAGCTAaagcatgcttgagagttctccatattctcaaagatgtgtgaaatctgccaatccgcacttggccagggtGGCGCTTAACTTTTACAATGCTGTAAACACTTATAGTAAATCCATAAACGTTGTCAACAGACTACGCAAGCAGTTCCGAGCCATCAGCACCATGTCCCTTCAAGGGATGCCTCCATTGCCAAAGAGCCTCAGCGGCTTCGCTGACGGCGAGCCTGATCTCCGAGAGCCTCCCCTGACCCCTGCTGAGGAACACCCTCCCACCGACCTTGACTCGCAACTGGTCTACTTGAAGAAGGAAATGGTAAGTCCCGGCATTCTATGTTACGTTCTTTCTCTCTGCgttgtattcctcattgctaagGGTTGTGACCTCTTCCCATTAATCAAATTATGGTAGTGATTTGGGATTATAATGGAGTTCCCAGGTCTTTCCGCAAACGACTCAACTAAGAGACGATTTCAGAATATGGGTCTTAATAGTAACTTATTGGATTGTCGTTGATGCTCGTCTTAACCGAtctacgtccactgctggactggTGTTTTTGTAAAGATTTCCACAAATTACGGTCTTGTGCCGATTGTGTTCAGCTtctagtaagtataggtacttacctacactatgattaataaataaatataaaaaaaatactacataAAAACGCAATAATATATAGtaagaaaaaaaactataattttaAGCTATGGAAATATTATGTGATACActgaaataaaagaaataagtgTCACATAAGCCTGCTGCATTTTTTTGCGTATGGAACCATCTATGGATTCAAAAAAATTCTgtataatcaaataaaaataaatgcgtGCAAATCTGTGAGCGTGAAAACTTGCGTGCATGCGTGCGCGATAcatgtgtatttaaaataatcGTCACAGTTTCTTAATgtataactacatattatagtaatagagaaaaagaaaacttaaataaGATGtagatcctaaaatattgcatGCTCTTAGGCAAAATTTCGCtgtacattatattatgtatgtactttTTTGAACCTTCGCTCGCCTGCAGTGAAactcaagtcaagtaaagagtTTTTAATTTGAAGAATTTTAACTATTGTTGTCTAAAGACCGTATGAAAACTAGGTTAAAGTACTTAATTGCGTTAAAGATGATGCAAATGCCTTACTGGCACACGGAGAACCcgtaaaaaatttatttaattaacactattaaatgaattttaaacaTTAGAAACTTTATGTGCCAATAAAATATACATGAGCGATGGAGCAATATTTGCAATTAAAGCGTTAGTTTTTTTtaggtagtttttatttatctagCCTTACATGTAGTCGTAAGGTGCcgtcctatttaaaaaaaccgggcaagtgcgagtcaggctcgcgcaatgagggtttcgtactacagtcgtattttttcgacattttgcacgataattcaaaaactatgatgcataaaaataaataaaaatctgttttagaatgtacaggttgacctttcatatgataccccacttgatatagttatctcacttcgaaagttgaaaatactaattattagttaatgaccacaatttttttttgtgtgatctaaccctaaaatcacggttttcagatttttccccaaatgtcagctataagatgtacctacctgccaaatttcatgattctaggtcaacgggaagtaccctgtaggtttcttgacagacagacagacagacaacaaagttatcctataagggttccgtttatccttttgaggtacggaaccctaaaaaccggccaagtgcgagtcaggcttgcgcaccgagggttctgtattacagtcgtattttatcgtcattttgcacgataaatcaaaaatattatgcataaaaataaataaaatgataccccacttggtatagcaatcttactttgtaaatcgaaaatagcaatatttgttcttgaacacatttaaattttttttcccctaatgtctgctatataagaccaaagataatatatacaagtaagatcgctaacgtcatacattcatttaaagcttgcgtaaaactcctttaagtcgccggtaccttgtaggtcaactccttatagtgtgatggcattattgtgcaagctaaaatgtgagttatcgaatttatttagtgccatctatcgaacagctgatgaaactcaattttatttagagccaactcaaattttactcaaataataaacgaaatccaaaatcacaggcaatcatcaaagggtccggtatcaagcgtaggtcagcagtttggtatcatcaaaaatccaggagcaagcacaagtaatcgggttagcagaatctcggagttcatatagcagaaacaattcacaaacgaaatagggaaaagaaataaaagcactcagAAAATTGTAATACACCGTCAAATTTAACCGTCACCAATCCAAaggcaaataataattttattttcaagtaacaagtcatttttgttacgccatctactggaattttgtaatactacttcagctatccaaagcaaaatgctatggatatcgtaaagttcaatgagtcaataattaaaattaagaattagctttttccgatggtgatgttgtgaaaattttgtattttgttactaaatataaataaatttgatgaaccagacaagtaaaatatgatatttcgtcaaatccataaaaaatatatttcatacgaaccaagtgacgccatctagtaatagtcttgaactagttacaattttaaatagagagtgagcgatctgtacttgtttaatatattatctttgataagacctagctacctgccaaatttcatgattctaggttaacgggaagtaccctgtaggtttctcgacagacagacagacaacaaagtgatcctaagtATAAGAAACCGtttttccgtttttccttttgaggtacgggaccctaaaaacggTTATGTAAATGCACAAAATAGTTTTGAGTTGTCGCTAAAAATGTGAGAATTTACAAAAGCGGATGTTTCAAGAAAGAATTCTCAGTAGGaccaaaataaaaactaaacacCTTGGTCCTACGTAGCATTAATTTTACAAACGtccatttttgaaattttttacgttttttggcgataactcagAAACAACTTTTTACAATTAAGCGCTTTTTAGAAATAGGTAGGGCGGTAGTTATAGGGCAAAAAAACTGGCCGCTTGTTATACGCCTGGGCGCTTAAGCATTTTGGTAGCTAATGCAAAGAAAAAGCAGGCGGCCTCCTTTTAAAAGACCAAAGCTACTGCGCCGCAAATTCAAAAGTTCAATCATCTTtccaatatttaattttaggaACTTTACAGTAATAATGGTTGACAAATAATAAGCTTGCTTTAGTGTTTATTTAACCATCTATGTATGTACCTAAAAGTATAAACTTACCTAACTTATCTATGATTTTACCcgtagggtgccaacgggaccctatcactaagcctccgttgtccgttcgtccgtctgtctgtctgtaagcggacgcatctcgtgaaccgttataggtaggtactaggtagagagttgaaattttgatagaatgtgtatttccaTTACCggtttaacaacaaataataaaaaattcgaaATGGCcgccaagaaaattaaaaaatatatgtcttatctaaaaattaaatttaaaactgtcaaactgcgtctgtccttttcatattacattagtaaggagaggatgcgaatactctaaaattaggttgtgctcagaatcaatcTCTGATCTCGTGATcacatcagaaatgaggagatccgtaggagaactaaagcACATAGCTCGatggattgcgaagctgaagttgcaataggcagggcatatagttcggaaaaccgatataaatgtacgttggggtcccaaggttggaagaaggtggacggacgacatcagacgagccgcggatttaggcggcgcaagaccgtggcgtgtggacatctatcggttgatgatgatcatgattatattctaactagcttatgctcgcgacttcgtccgcatggactacacaaatttcaaactcctatttcactcccttaggggttgaattttcaaaaatcctttattagcggatgcatacgtcataatagctatctgcatgccaaatttcagctcgatccgtccagtagtttgagctgcgcgttgatagatcagtcagtcagtcagtcagtcagtcagtcagtcaccttttcattttatatatttaaataatctttACCGAAcagttaataagtaggtaaatgcaAGTCACGGTAAAAGTCATAGGTCAAGTCAAAGTTATTCATGCTAGACCCGAaacgcacttgaccgatttccTACTTTTGAGCAGCTGTGAATAAATACACATGCACGAGGCTACGGCGCTGATTTCATTTacgtaataaaataactaataaaatataataatttgtcATACAAATCAAGAGTAATGATTCAAGACTTATTTTGTGGTTTGACGACATGATATAATGTAGGTAAGgtcagtacctaggtataatgcaacggggtcgaaatatcgataattcaaaatcaacGTATTAATTTGTAATCGTTGTAATTCGCAATCGTTGTGAGTACCCGCTATTAACATTATAACATATTGAGAGTGTTTAAAATATGCTTGTGTATTGTATTTTATGacattttgactaaatttgcaTATGATCGGTCtcattaattaagtatctacaTATTTCAAGGAGGGGCTAAAATTTAAACTACTGCTAGAGTCAGGCTAACGAAAGAAGAGCCCGGATGAG
The nucleotide sequence above comes from Maniola hyperantus chromosome 8, iAphHyp1.2, whole genome shotgun sequence. Encoded proteins:
- the LOC117984314 gene encoding putative uncharacterized protein DDB_G0291812 isoform X1, with the translated sequence MLMVQSNAHPMKSTKIKGPPPVPPRPSQSMVAEALAKTRKAVADSKATLKTRTFTKNEVHHVSSKAKTLDRNATPTKPSVSPRQNGLARVKSFIKDVISDRSSSSDEKKSSGHNSRRSSSDSSSIHSPASNNKSSESLNSKAVKTCKQILVRSLSTSNKLDQDPKCKVSKSSSFAEKTFPLRKAPPPPLSPKPKLKPMKPLLVQKSVEQKKQLKQPDTGIYALPVDAQPPQIAIPDDCYATVEEVKIVEDRLQNSSPKVNHSDTQNTDHQPNDVNININNNNNSLERKTSRVTEMLISEILASRNNNKGEANAVIDKGKDSTNLTNGNDSSEAEKMKDMNNHEMLIYELQTMRSQPNVPEVLDAKENDDMQCDSEDENYATSSVTSDTFEDDQAYAYIRDDDLKSRLRKQFRAISTMSLQGMPPLPKSLSGFADGEPDLREPPLTPAEEHPPTDLDSQLVYLKKEMASLRQLDLSLLSELWTLSEAMASWRRQLERGPRLRPAPPPPPPPHYLRT